The genomic stretch AGAGAAGAGAGTGGTGAAGCAAATGCTTGCTTTCATGGTAAGAAACCTTGGCACAACAGATGTCACCTTTCAATGATTTTTAGCTCCAAATTACCAAATTAGCCAAACAAATTCTGGTAAGCTAAATGAGAATCTATTAAGAGAGGGAAAAAGatcagattgattgattgattgattcatttatttatttcatattgaaAAGAACCAAACTGAAAATCCTGatccataaaaataaatctggatcacttaaaaaaaatcactgaaattctGAAGAGGCAATGATAGAAAGACCCACAGCAGATCTTTCTTACATCTAATTCACAAAGAACCTCTCCTACCTACGAAATTATTGCATAAGTGAGATAAATCAAAGCAAGATAAAAATCATTGCTTTTAGAGGAATCATTGTTTTTGGAGTGTCTGACCTGTGTAAATCCAGTAAGAGGAGAAAAATCATGCATGATTAAGCAAGTATAATCAGCTCTTTCCtaattttttctactttatttgtaACATATTATTGAGCTTGTCAGCTATTTTCCTTCTTACTGGAGGGaaacacatatacatttatagaatTTGAAGCTTTTAATATTTGAGGAAAATTATTATacaattcttttttcattttttccttgaaatgctgaagaacttttacatttttaaaattgttatttcagACTCCTCATGTCTGTTTCcctattctgtaattttttttccctgaagaacTAAATTTGAGctaaaaaataatgcaatttttGCTCCTCTCCAGAATTGACAGCAAATGTTTCTTTTTACCTCCTAGcaaaaataattaacaattttaATTAACAATTTTCTATGCTTTCATTAGGTCATTGTTTGCAGTGTTGTCATTAATTTGGTCCTTTGTTGAAATGttattgataaaaagaaaaaaaaaaaaggcaaaacaacaaTGTCCCATGACAAAAGCAAGATGTCACAGAggttttaacttaattttattaaaaaaatttttgtgtcatttttggAGGCGAATCTTCAAAGGAAAGGGATCTCTCTTCTGCtaagtttttaaataacaaacaaaacctcAAGTGCATTTAATTTCATgacaatttccttttttaacaaAGCAGTGGACCAGCAACCATCTATGCATTTGCCtacttgtttttgtaatttttggcTAAGAGTTTAAGATAAGGGCTTAAAAGTACTATTATCTCCAATATCACCTTAACAAATCACCCACATAAtaacttttgaaataaatatgTGTCTTATTCTATTGTTTTGTCTTAATCTAATACTTAAATGTTTAAATAGTTCTCTAATATTTATAATCATTCATCAGAAACATGAGATAATACAATTAATTTCTAGTAGCTGTTTCATACTATGagttccaaaaaaataaaaataaataaataaaattctctttACACATCTAGGAAGTTAAATTATATCAATCCTTTCAGGGATTAGGTTTTCAAAAGTAAAACTTAAGACTCGAGAAATTATACCATGAAGTACTGAAGAGTATAGTGTTTTGTATTAGGAATGCTGTGTCTTCAGATGTATAGTGATAAACGTATAAGTTATTTTGTGGTTATTGTGAACTATCtttcaagataatttttaaaagaattaaagaaaaaaattttaattcacaaAAGTAAAGAAGATAAAAAGCTAGTAAAGTTAATTTACTAAAGGAGGTGATtaggtattttaaatttctttatattcagtattttattgCTTAGGAACTGAAGTGGTAAGTAATCAAATAATTTGTGCAGTGTGTTCCAACATTGATAGTCTGCAGTTTACAAAGCAGTTAAGTCTTTGTCCCTCTTACgttttactttttatgttttgGTTTCTCAAGTCCATCTTAATTGTGTAATATTTGATTGGtacaattaaaatgtatcttaagAAAAATACTAATGTGAGAAATTAAATCACGATATCCAAAGCAAATAAAGTGTACCATAATATTAAGGTTTCAAATAATGCATATTGAGAAAAATTGCTGAGCTGTAGTAGCAGATActgtaaatattattttcaaagttaCATGTATTCTCATTAATATCTTTTCTGAGTAAATCTAGTGAGGACGTGCTTGTAGGCTCATTTTCCTAGTGGACAAGTGAGTTTGAATTTCTTCTCAGGCCAAATTCCATTGTCCAAACTGGCCTTAGATCCCACTAATGCTAGTCATTGGTCCTCAGAGTTACACATCCAGTTCTGGCCctggaaaaacaaatcaaaccCATGTCATACTCTGGGTGAGTCAGTTCCATTATTTACACATTTTAAGGACAACAACATAAATTATAAGAAGTGACAGCTTAAACAACGAGCAGGCCTATAGGTCAGCTTTGTTACCAATGTGACACTTGAAGTCTGTGGATAAGACAACCTCAACCTGAATTTGAGTTCATGACTGAACGTGGCTGCCAAATGAAAGGAGACAATCTGCAAGATTTACAGAATCTATTAGAGATATTTCCTCTTTCCTGAGATTATTCCTTTATAATATTGTAGACTTTAGCATATTTTTAGTTTATCATATATTGCTCTAAATTCTAAAAACTATATTGTTCACATTGAAGAGAAAAACGTTTCCTTAATTGAAGAGTATGTATTAAGTGGCAGGATCCAAAGCATCTGCAAATATCcacaaaagaaactaaaaaacaaaagcacagtCTTAGAAGAAGCACAGTCTTTAGATCACAATTACTGTTAAAGCTGAACATTAAATAATAGTTTCCCAGGCCCTGGTAATTCTTGAgggacttttactttttttttaaaaaaatatggaacacttcacgaatttgcgtgtcatccttgtGCAGGAGCCATGCTAATCTTCTTTGTATCggtccaattttagtatatgtgctgccgaagcaaGCACTTGAGGGACTTTTATCCAGCAAATTGATGAATGAAAGTGGAACACGGAAAATTCTTGATTCAGAATCCTAAGTAAGTGTTACATATTAGTACAATCAGAACATGCACTTACTTGGATTACTTAGATGGTTTTAACTGGGTTACTTAGATGCTGGGTGACAACATGCACTCAATTGTCTTTAGTCCCTTCCTAGCAAAGATGGTTTTTAGACTAACAGAATTGGCATCTCCCAAGAGCCCATGAGAATTGCAGACtctcagccccccaccccagaattagaatctgtattttgaaaagatCAGCAGTGCTCAGGGTCAGTAGGGAACTCAACCTGGGATTGAAAATGCAGTTAGCTGGGCACTCTGAAAAGTTGCACAGCCcatgatttttattgtttcttcctctttctttcacagggaagggaaggaacatAGTACTTTTGTAAAAGAATCACAGTACCCACAAGACACAAACAATGAATTCACTGGACCTTTGGAACCCCCCAGAAGTACAATTTTGCTTTGCTCTGGTTAACAATTCATGCCCTAGAAACGTGAGGTCTGGGCTGAGTGTCTGTGCCATGTATGTTGTCATGACTGGTGCCATAGTGATGACCATGCTGGGCAACCTGGTTGTGATCATTTCCGTCGCCCACTTCAAGCAGCTCCACTCTCCGACCAACTTCCTGATCCTTTCTATGGCCACCACTGACTTCCTGCTGAGCTGTGTGGTCATGCCCTTCAGTATGATCAGGTCCATTGAGTCCTGCTGGTACTTTGGAGATCTCTTTTGCAAAGTCCACAGCTGCTGTGACATCATGCTCTGTACCACTTCCATCTTCCACCTCTGCTTCATCTCGGTGGACCGCTACTATGCTGTTTGTGACCCTTTACATTATATCACCAAAATTACCATGCCTGTCATAAGGGTCTTTCTGTTCATCAGTTGGTCTATTCCAATCATTTTTGCCTTTGGCCTGGTATTCTCAGAATTAAACATAATTGGTGCAGAAGACtttgttgcagccactgattGCACAGGCTTGTGTGTGTTGATATTTGACAAGCTCTGGGGGGTTCTGGCCTCCTTTATAGCCTTTTTTCTCCCTGGGATGGTAATGGTAGggatttacatacatatttacacAGTAGCCAGGAAGCACACTAAGCAAATTGGCATGGGGTCTATGGTGGAACAGATTGtgtcagaaaacaaaatgaagatatcatccaaaaaagaaagcaaggccACCAAGACTTTAAGCATAGTCATGGGAGTATTTGTGTTGTGCTGGCTGCCCTTTTTTGTCTTGACAATCACAGACCCTTTCATTAATTTTACAACTCCCGAAGATTTGTACAATGTCTTTCTCTGGTTGGGTTATTTCAATTCCACTTTCAATCCCATTATATATGGTATGTTTTACCCTTGGTTTCGCAAGGCATTGAGGATGATTGTCTCAGGAATGATCTTCTGCCCTGACTCTTCCACTCTAAGCCTATTTCCTGCATGTGCTTAGCAACACTCTCCATTTTCTAAAATCCCTTCCTGCTAGGGAAACTTGGGTGCTTCTTCCTCAGAAATGTAAGGCCATGGGTTGACTAGATACAGATATTGTTTCAGTTGGTGTAATAGACACCTAAATAGAATCAATAGCTCTAGACTTCTGGGCATGCCCGAATTACCAAAGTGATCAGTTGCTGGACTTTTGGGGAAGGCACCTCCAGTAAAAAGAAACTCTCTCCCAAGTCTTACTAattcctgaattttaaaatttagagatTTAGAATTTCTTTCCGTTGGCATAAGTCAGATGGGGACCTTCTCTTCTTCTTGTAAACAACAGAAGAGGAGACACAGTTGGTCTTCACACTCATGAGAGCACACAGAGTTTGTCTAACTATTTCCTGAGATTACTGGGGTGCGGGGAGAGCTTGAGAACACTGGGATCCTCAATATGGAGCATGTGAATGACttggaaagggagaaggaagcaggcatTTGTAGTTACTTCCAAGTTTATCAATTCTGATTTAAACCTCTTTACAAAAAGAACTAATGTGAGCTTTGCAATAGTTTGATAAAATTGGACTGTCATTAAATGGGAAAAGTGGATAAAGATAAAGTTTAGGaatgtattcttttttctctcaatatATACTTGTGATCTATGTATACATGTGGCTTGCATGTACACATACAGGTGCTATGTCCATCTCTtggctttgtgtgtgcacatactAATTATTCACCAAGATTAAGCTTCATTCACAAACTGAAGTCCTTTCCCTTCCCCTATGCTTTGGATAATGTTTATTGTCTCAGTGATTGTCTCTTCTCTGTTTCCGtttgcctttctcttccttctactACCCCACAAACCTATTTCACCAAATTTTGTCCTTTACAGTCTTCTTTTCATCCTTCACAACATTACTCTGTCTCTATAACCCAGTTGCCCTCAACCAGGGACGGTTTTGCACCTTGAgtgcatttggcaatgtctggagatatttttggttgtcacaaccagGGAGGGAGTACTACTGACATTTAGAGGGTAGAGGGAAGGGGTGCTGCCacacatcctacaatgcacagaacagccccACAACAAAGAGTTATCTGGCCCCAAACTTCAAGAGTGCCatggttgagaaaccctgctctaaTCTTACCTAGCCTCACAGCTCTAATTGCGTCTTCTATTTAGATTTCTCtcaaatatattaattttcagcCCTATCATTTTTCACAAATTTGAGTTACGCATTTCTTATTATCATTAGAGTGTCTTTTTGGATGCCCCAACAAGATCTCACACTCAACACATGCAGCACCTTCCTTCTATGCCCACCCCATCGCCCCAAACCTATCTCTTCTGCCTCCTGCTTTGTACAGGGGTCGAGTGTGCTCAAATGTGCTGGTTCCTTGTCTAGAGTATAAACTTCTTGTGTCCAAGACTATGTCTTTATACTATTCATGGTTCCTTTCCTGTAAAAATCTCTGGACACATTTACTGGATAACTAAAACATAGAAACTTTGAGGACAATGGGAGAGAGTTACTCAAATTCACAGAAATAAACAATGATAAAACAAAGGATACTGAACAGAGCAGGGCTCCTTCTCTTAGGagggaagatgaagaaaaaagcttacttataaagaaaaaattgaacTGAATTTAATTCTTGTTCTAATGGGCTTTGGTTGTATGTGCACGATGTTGTGCTGGGAAACCTGGGGACAGGGTCAGCAGAGGCACATAGTGGAAAGTGACTCATCAACTCAGAAACATTGCAACATTCAGACTGCAGCTTTCATGCTCATATAGTGAAATTTCTGAGGATAGAAATTAGGTCTCGCCTTTCCTAATGCTTCAATAGTGCATGTGCTTTATGGAAAGGTTTGGTGGGGTAGACATACTGTTCACTAATACATATACTGACAGATTGggactttttaaatgtaaatcattAATAGAAGGACTCTTCCAGCCCAAATAGAACATCTTCACAAACCTGAAATCTATTTACACGTGGCTAGAGCAATTTATTTATCAACTTTAGCCTATTTTTCGCAGAAAGTAAGGTTGTTTTTCATAACAATAACCGCAAGGCACTGATATGCTGCAGAGAGAAGCTTGTTCCCATTAGCATGGGTTTTAGTGTTAAGTGTATTCTACTGTAGTAATTCTTATAGTAATATCAGAATATTTGGTTAACCAAACCCTCTCCATTCCCTGTGCTGGCCAAATAACACTACACCTCTGCGTAGGACAGCTAATCCTGAGGTTTCTAATGTTCATATACATAAATCCTACATGCTTTTATGaaacttttttgctttttttgaatCCACCCTTGCTCCATCTATCTACTGGGAAACTATCATTACTTTAAAACACCTCTAATAACATCATTATTCAGTTAGGAATTAATCCCCAACACCCTCTTGATCTATGTTTTCTGTTGAACCTTTAAAACTTCCCAAGGTCAGTATTTGGAATTGGATAATTTGAATATGGCATATTTAGTTTCTGAGATGTTTCAGTAAATTACTGTTATCACAGGACAGTATTTGAAATCAAAACTGGGTTTTAAGATCTTATCATAGTACTGATTTATTCTCTTCTGATGACAGTAATTTAATCCTGTAGGGGATTTCCTCTGCCCTTAATCCTGAACAATACTTTTGACTACCTTATAAATATGTCCCTTACTCTTATTTTGCATTAGTAAAACACAACCACTTTGAGGAAAGCCACATAAATGCTGCATTGATGACTCAGGATGTAAGGAGGAAAATTTAAAAGATCCGAAATCCAGTTACTGTTGCTCCTTCTGGTTATGTAACTGGAATGTATATCTGAAAGTCAATAGAAGAGGAGATAAAAGGCCGAACTTTGGAAGGTTAACAGAGGGTCTGGACTAGATATCCATTCACACTCTGGTCTGCCCGACACAgtttactatgtgtcaggaaCTGCTCTTAGCACCTTACGAACTTTAGCTCACTAATCTTCACAACAAAATCGTAATGTAGGTATTGCATTACATTTAattaatagatgagaaaattgggcACAGAAGGGCTGGGTTAAACTCAGACATAGGAGTCACATAACTAGAAACAGTTGTTATAAAATTCTCCACTTCTACATATATTTGGATTGTAtattgcttttcagttttgataTTATATGTCCCAGAACCCAAACCTTTTTTTGAGGGTTTCCTTCTTCAGGTCTTATTTTAGTTGTAAGACATTTGTCCTTATTTTTCACAGATTCTTGGGCAAATTAGATTCTGACGCATAGACTCCCTAGCTGATTGCACCTGGATTATGGCTTGTAGGCTAAAGGGTGTCATGGTACATGGTAATGCAGGATTCTTCCTTGTCTTATTAAATTCTGGAGTGAGAAATCTATCTGTACACATGTAGACTTGATACAAAGCAAGTTCCAGCAGTTACCACTGGGTTCAGCCCCGGCTTTGCAGAGAAGGGGGGCGGTACATGCCTGCCAAACTCCTTCCTTCTTTGTGATCTGCCCACCTTCTACAGACCCTGCTGGCTGATGTCATCTGTTTTTACCTTCAGAATTCTGTCATTTTTGCAACATTAGTTTTACTTATATT from Camelus bactrianus isolate YW-2024 breed Bactrian camel chromosome 8, ASM4877302v1, whole genome shotgun sequence encodes the following:
- the LOC105077433 gene encoding trace amine-associated receptor 4-like, with the translated sequence MNSLDLWNPPEVQFCFALVNNSCPRNVRSGLSVCAMYVVMTGAIVMTMLGNLVVIISVAHFKQLHSPTNFLILSMATTDFLLSCVVMPFSMIRSIESCWYFGDLFCKVHSCCDIMLCTTSIFHLCFISVDRYYAVCDPLHYITKITMPVIRVFLFISWSIPIIFAFGLVFSELNIIGAEDFVAATDCTGLCVLIFDKLWGVLASFIAFFLPGMVMVGIYIHIYTVARKHTKQIGMGSMVEQIVSENKMKISSKKESKATKTLSIVMGVFVLCWLPFFVLTITDPFINFTTPEDLYNVFLWLGYFNSTFNPIIYGMFYPWFRKALRMIVSGMIFCPDSSTLSLFPACA